GTGTTATATTTTATGAAATATTTTATTGATTTCCTGGCCGAACTAAAAAAAGGGAATGTTGCTCCGGTTTACTTGTTTTATGGTCCGGAAGGCTATTTGCGGGAGCAGGCCGTTGAGCGCCTCAAAGAATACGTTTTGCCTCCGGGCGGGGAACAGTTGAACTTTGAGGTGTTGGACGGTTCAGTAATGTCGGGGCGAGAAATCGTTGCTGCCGCTGCTTACGCGTCTTTTATACCGGGGCGGCGGCTGGTACTGGTGAAAAGTCCGCAAATATTCCAGGCGTCTGCGGAAAAGAATGACCGGGAGATAAAATATGTGCTGGATTATTTAGCCGCCCCATGTCCGGGTACCTGCCTGGTATTTGATTCGGCCCAAAACGTGGACCGCCGTAAAAAGATTTATAAGGAAACAGCCCGGGCGGGGCGGACTATCGAATTTACCTTGTTAAAGCCGGCCGATCTAATCAAGTGGCTGGCCAAGCGGGCGCGGGAAGATGGCTGCGCTATCAACCGGGAGGCTGCGGAAGAATTGCTGGCCCGCTGTGGGCGGGACATGTATACTCTTTATCATGAAATGCAGAAGCTGGCTTGCTATACGGAACCGGGCAAAACTATCGGTATTGAGGTGGTGCGGCAGCTGGTCGCGGCCCGGGTGGAGGAAAATATATTTGAAGTGGTTGACGCCATTGGGGAAAAGAATTGCGTGCGGGCGTTGTCCGGTATTCGCAATCTGCTGCTGCAAAAACAGCAGCCCCAGCAGATTATTGGTATGGTGGCCAGGCAGTTCAGACTAATATTGCAGGTGCAGGGACTGGCCCGGGCCGGTCAATCGCGGGAGCAAATCATATCTCTCCTAAAGATACACCCTTTTGTATATAAAAAAATTTATGCCCAGCGTCAAAATTTTCCGCTGGAGCAGCTGGTGAAGGCTTTAAATAAACTTACCGAGCTTGATCATAATATAAAAATCGGCCTGGTGGACTTTTATCCCGCTATGGAGACTTTTGTTTTAAAAATTTGTGCTTAAAAATAAATTAACCACCCATGTTTTTTCGCAACCGGGTGGTAGTTTATCAAATTTCGAAACTCCCGCTTCTATGAGAGGGAGTTTTTATTCTATACTTCAAGTAGGGCGGAATCCCCATCTGAAGCCCCGATGTTCAGCTTTAAGCGGAACGAATTCACTATCCCGCGATATTCTTATTAAAGAACTTGGTCAGACGGGATTTTTTACGAGCTGCGGTATTCTTATGCAGTACACCCTTGGTAACCGCCTTGTCTATGGTAACAAGTGCCCGGCGTAATTTCATTTGAGCGTCTTCCTTGTTATCGGCAACTATTGCTTCCTGGAAGCGGCGGACAGCTGTACGAACCGTGGATTTAATATGCCGGTTGCGCTCGGTGCGCTTCTTCGTAATGAGCACTCGTTTGGCAGCAGATTTAATATTAGGCATTTTTTCACCTCCCAACAGCGTCAATTTTACCATGAGCTTAAAAAAAATGCAAGCACCGCCTGGTATACAGGCGGTTTTTTTGGTTAATCCTAATTATAGAATCAAGAAAAGGAGGTGAAGCATAAATGACACAATGGATCGGACTGGCCATTCGCTTTGTCGTTTCAGCACTTGTACTAATAGTTGTTAGCTGGCTGGCTCCCGGTTTCGTCGTACACGGTGGCTTTACCGGTGCATTAATCGCCGCTGCTGTGATTGCGGTGCTGGGCTATGTGGCCGAGGCGCTGTTGGGTGATAGAATTTCACCGCAGAATCGCGGCATTGTGGGTTTTATTACCGCTGCCGTGGTGATCTATCTGGCACAATTCATTATACCCAATATGCTCAGCGTCAGCCTGGTGGGTGCGTTAATTTCGGCTTTCGTAGTCGGTCTTATTGACGCCGTGGTGCCCACGGTACTGCGCTAACGCGTCGGCTATTGGTGCAAACGAGCTTGTCAAGCTTGTGGGTGCCTTATGTAATTGTTATCCACATGCTTGTCCAACAGCTAAACCCCCGCCGCTAAAACGGTGGGGGTTTAGCTGTTGGACAGGCGTGGTAAGGAACGCGCCATCCCTGTGCTTTCCGGGTGCTTACCAGGTGGTAATAATCACTCCGGTTCGGGCATAGTATAAGACAAGTCATTATCATAAAGAAAGGGTGTGGCGCTGCATGATGCGGTACTGCAGTCGGATAA
This genomic interval from Desulfoscipio sp. XC116 contains the following:
- the holA gene encoding DNA polymerase III subunit delta; the protein is MKYFIDFLAELKKGNVAPVYLFYGPEGYLREQAVERLKEYVLPPGGEQLNFEVLDGSVMSGREIVAAAAYASFIPGRRLVLVKSPQIFQASAEKNDREIKYVLDYLAAPCPGTCLVFDSAQNVDRRKKIYKETARAGRTIEFTLLKPADLIKWLAKRAREDGCAINREAAEELLARCGRDMYTLYHEMQKLACYTEPGKTIGIEVVRQLVAARVEENIFEVVDAIGEKNCVRALSGIRNLLLQKQQPQQIIGMVARQFRLILQVQGLARAGQSREQIISLLKIHPFVYKKIYAQRQNFPLEQLVKALNKLTELDHNIKIGLVDFYPAMETFVLKICA
- the rpsT gene encoding 30S ribosomal protein S20; translated protein: MPNIKSAAKRVLITKKRTERNRHIKSTVRTAVRRFQEAIVADNKEDAQMKLRRALVTIDKAVTKGVLHKNTAARKKSRLTKFFNKNIAG
- a CDS encoding phage holin family protein, which codes for MTQWIGLAIRFVVSALVLIVVSWLAPGFVVHGGFTGALIAAAVIAVLGYVAEALLGDRISPQNRGIVGFITAAVVIYLAQFIIPNMLSVSLVGALISAFVVGLIDAVVPTVLR